A genomic segment from Microbulbifer elongatus encodes:
- a CDS encoding DUF1499 domain-containing protein, translated as MLRSGRPRHWSRWLYRFQWLFLTLIALTVVAVRVGLLHLDSSFRVFTGLGLAMVALALLSMLVFLWGMVRRHSEARTAALWAMLMGVIPVALPLFFVGQQNLSAPALYDISTDLKDPPQFDLLLSLRKEGDHSPDYPGSAAAVVQEKSPLYGDIKPLILTATPSEVISQAELVARDLGWRIIAVQAGKGQLEAVVRTPILGITQDVVVRIRPVDAQGNQEETPERKSADRANSTGADAATAPEPTSTRVDMRSASRTGSRDLGSNAESIRTFLQKLKQRVSERGEVAQ; from the coding sequence ATGCTGAGATCCGGTCGTCCGCGGCACTGGAGCCGCTGGCTGTACCGATTCCAGTGGCTATTTCTGACCCTAATAGCACTTACGGTCGTCGCCGTGCGTGTGGGGCTGCTGCATCTGGACTCTTCATTTCGTGTCTTCACCGGCCTGGGGCTGGCCATGGTCGCATTGGCACTGCTGTCGATGCTGGTTTTTCTGTGGGGGATGGTCCGGCGCCACAGTGAGGCGCGAACCGCTGCCCTCTGGGCCATGTTGATGGGGGTGATTCCCGTCGCCCTGCCACTGTTTTTCGTGGGCCAGCAGAATCTCAGTGCGCCGGCACTCTACGATATCTCCACAGACCTCAAAGACCCACCGCAGTTCGATCTGCTGCTGTCGTTGCGCAAGGAGGGAGACCACAGCCCGGACTATCCGGGCAGTGCGGCGGCGGTGGTTCAGGAAAAGTCGCCTCTCTACGGGGATATCAAACCGCTGATCCTGACCGCAACACCCTCTGAAGTCATTTCCCAGGCGGAGCTGGTGGCCCGGGATCTCGGCTGGCGTATTATCGCGGTGCAGGCCGGGAAAGGGCAGCTGGAGGCCGTGGTGCGTACGCCGATACTCGGTATTACCCAGGATGTGGTGGTGCGCATCCGGCCTGTGGACGCGCAGGGCAATCAGGAAGAAACACCGGAGCGCAAAAGCGCCGACCGAGCAAACAGCACAGGCGCCGATGCAGCGACCGCGCCGGAACCGACGTCCACCCGGGTGGATATGCGTTCTGCCTCCCGCACCGGCAGCCGCGATCTGGGCAGTAACGCCGAGTCGATACGCACGTTTCTGCAGAAGCTGAAGCAGCGGGTGAGCGAACGGGGGGAGGTGGCGCAGTAA
- a CDS encoding ABC transporter ATP-binding protein produces MTAALSIRDLQKTYDNGFEALKGISFDVQPGDFFALLGPNGAGKSTTIGILCSLVRKTGGNVSIFGIDIDDNFPAAKQMLGVVPQEFNFSQFEKVFDIVCTQGGFYGMPRKLAEERTEKYLRKLGLWDKRSTQARMLSGGMKRRLMIARALLHEPKLLILDEPTAGVDIELRRSMWEFLQEINAQGTTIILTTHYLEEAESLCRNIAIIDKGDIVENTSIKSLLKTLSREVFIVDTRETLEKAPDFGGFDGRLLDEHSLEVTIEKGQSLSDLFAQLSAQDIAVTSMRNRANRLEELFVSLLAENQSSADKEAE; encoded by the coding sequence ATGACTGCCGCACTTTCTATTCGCGATTTGCAGAAAACCTACGACAACGGCTTTGAAGCCCTCAAGGGCATCAGCTTTGATGTGCAGCCGGGGGATTTCTTTGCCCTGCTTGGCCCCAATGGCGCGGGCAAGTCCACCACTATCGGCATCCTCTGCTCCCTGGTGCGCAAGACCGGCGGCAATGTTTCCATATTCGGTATCGACATCGACGACAATTTCCCGGCGGCCAAGCAGATGCTCGGTGTGGTGCCGCAGGAATTCAATTTCAGCCAGTTTGAAAAAGTGTTCGATATCGTCTGCACCCAGGGCGGCTTTTACGGCATGCCGCGCAAGCTGGCCGAGGAGCGCACGGAAAAATACCTGCGCAAGCTGGGGCTGTGGGACAAGCGCAGTACCCAGGCGCGGATGCTCTCCGGCGGCATGAAGCGCCGTCTGATGATTGCGCGCGCACTGTTGCACGAACCCAAGCTGCTTATTCTGGATGAGCCCACCGCGGGGGTGGATATTGAGCTGCGCCGCTCCATGTGGGAATTCCTGCAGGAAATCAACGCCCAGGGCACCACGATCATCCTTACCACCCATTACCTGGAGGAGGCGGAAAGCCTGTGCCGCAATATCGCCATTATCGACAAGGGCGATATTGTCGAGAACACCTCTATCAAGTCCTTGCTGAAAACCCTGAGTCGGGAAGTGTTTATTGTCGATACGCGTGAGACTCTGGAAAAGGCGCCGGATTTTGGGGGTTTTGACGGGCGCCTGCTGGATGAGCACAGCCTTGAGGTGACCATCGAGAAGGGGCAGTCTCTGAGTGATCTGTTTGCGCAATTGAGCGCACAGGATATTGCGGTAACCAGTATGCGCAATCGTGCCAATCGGCTGGAGGAGCTGTTTGTCTCCCTGCTGGCTGAAAACCAGTCGTCGGCGGACAAGGAGGCCGAATAA